The nucleotide sequence CCTCTAATATGGCCTTACTTTACCGATTAGTGTGTCTTGCTTGTAGCGGAATAAAACTGTGAGAGGTGCACTCTGTCGATCTTCTAGCTTGCAGGGTCGTCTGCATTAGCTGGTGTTGTTAATATTTAGGTCCACCAATATTCATTAATTCATTTTATAAGTTAAGCCAAGCATAACTCCACAAGAATTTAGCTTCACGTTACTTTCTGAAAATAGGTAACCAAAAGAATGCCGGTAAGTGGGGGTAATATTAATATTGAAATTTTCCCAAAAGTCAATATTTGCCCCGAAGCCAACGAAACCTTTAAGTAAGGCACCGTTTGTTGGTATACTATGTGCGCCTTTCCTTAGTCTCGTCTTTTTTTACGTATATTTTTGGGATTTTGCGTATTTATACGTAACACATGTAATTGCTTATTATGCATCCTTCTGCCTAATTACTTCAGTTCTTAATTGTCGTTTAGTAAATCGTATCGCCTGTTTTTTATTGATTCAGCGCATGTTTAGTCCTTGATTGGTTCTAGTTTTATATGAAAAGGATATTTTATAGCACTTAAGAAAGAAAATTAAGATTTTTTAGAATATTAAGTATAAATACTTAGTAAATGTGTAAAATACTTATTATGTTTGATACGTAATTGCACGAAGTTATAACGCTCGCAATTGTCATAGAACTTAATTTATAAAAGGTAACAATCTCTAAATGAAAGTAATTATGTACAACATCAGAAATCTTTTGCCTCTATTTTTAATAACCCTGATGCTCAACGGTTGTGGGGGCGGATCGGAAACTGAAAATGTGTATACAGGAACCGCTGATATTCCTGAAACCTTATTAGAACTTGAAAAAGATGAGTTGAAGTTTGGTTTTATCAAGCTTACGGATATGGTGCCGTTGGCAATTGCTAAAGAAAAAGGTTTTTTTGAAGATGAAGGCTTATATGTGACGCTGGAAGCACAGGCGAACTGGAAAGTGCTTTTGGATCGGGTTATTTCTGGCGAATTGGATGGTGCGCACATGCTGGCCGGTCAACCTATAGCGGCATCTATTGGCTTTGGTACCAAAGCAGATGTGGTTACACCTTTTAGTATGGACTTAAACGGAAATGGTATTACGGTTTCTAATGAAGTGTGGGAGCTAATGAAGAAAAACCTGCCTATGGAAGACGGTAAACCAGTGCATCCAATTAAGGCAGACGCTTTGCTCCCTGTGTTAGAGGAATATGATGATAAAGGTAAGAAGTTTAAGATGGGTATGGTTTTTCCGGTGTCAACGCATAACTACGAACTTCGCTACTGGTTGGCAGCCGCAGGAATTCACCCAGGACTTTATACAGAAAATGATGTTACAGGTACTACCAATGCGGATGTATTACTTTCTGTGACTCCACCACCACAAATGCCTGCTACGCTTGAATCTGGTACTATAGACGGATATTGTGTAGGGGAACCATGGAACCAGCAAGCTGTGGTCAAAGGTATTGGCGTTCCGGTGGTGACAGACTATGAAATATGGAAAAATAATCCTGAAAAGGTGTTTGGTGTGACCAAGAAATGGGCAGACGAACACCCAAATACGATGATAGCGGTGACTAAAGCACTGATCAGAGCGGCCAAATGGCTAGATGCTAACGATGGCGCTAATAGGGAAGAGGCGGTAAGAATTTTATCTCAATCTGAATACGTAGGGGCAGACTATGAGGTAATCGCTGCAAGTATGACCGGTACTTATGAGTATGAAAAAGGCGACAAAAGACCACTGCCTGATTTCAATGTATTTTACAAATATGATGCTACTTATCCATTTTATAGTGACTGTATTTGGTACTTGACCCAGATGAGAAGATGGGGACAGATAGGCGAAGCTCAAACGGATGACTGGTATAAGGAAACGGCGAAAAGCGTATACCTGCCTGATGTATGGAGAAAAGCAGCCCAGGCATTGGTTGAAGACGGTCACCTGACGCCATCAGAACTTCCTGAAACAGATGGTTACAGGGCACCAACGGATGAATTTATCGATGGTATCCTATATGACGGAAAGCAACCTAATGCATATTTGAATAAACTTGAGGTAGGGCTTAAAGATGAAGTTCTTTAAAAATCAAATTTTGAATTATGAAAGAGAAATTTATTCAAACACTTACAAT is from Cytophagaceae bacterium ABcell3 and encodes:
- a CDS encoding CmpA/NrtA family ABC transporter substrate-binding protein, which translates into the protein MKVIMYNIRNLLPLFLITLMLNGCGGGSETENVYTGTADIPETLLELEKDELKFGFIKLTDMVPLAIAKEKGFFEDEGLYVTLEAQANWKVLLDRVISGELDGAHMLAGQPIAASIGFGTKADVVTPFSMDLNGNGITVSNEVWELMKKNLPMEDGKPVHPIKADALLPVLEEYDDKGKKFKMGMVFPVSTHNYELRYWLAAAGIHPGLYTENDVTGTTNADVLLSVTPPPQMPATLESGTIDGYCVGEPWNQQAVVKGIGVPVVTDYEIWKNNPEKVFGVTKKWADEHPNTMIAVTKALIRAAKWLDANDGANREEAVRILSQSEYVGADYEVIAASMTGTYEYEKGDKRPLPDFNVFYKYDATYPFYSDCIWYLTQMRRWGQIGEAQTDDWYKETAKSVYLPDVWRKAAQALVEDGHLTPSELPETDGYRAPTDEFIDGILYDGKQPNAYLNKLEVGLKDEVL